A window of the Desulfobacula toluolica Tol2 genome harbors these coding sequences:
- a CDS encoding ATP-binding protein: MGKKNEHIMPGKKKQIVRISIGRKLIIAFLLLSIVPMSTVAYYNLTQSRNEVTRLAKSELEDLSYHTARFIDQLLVENQRNAANLAGNPTIVQFMSESGKNSLPLKEKTYQVLQNFVDNHPDYNAPGLFDANGIVLASLTDILVGKNRSFRDYFQISITGQPYISDILVGRSTRQPGVFLSHPVKSSQGKILGINIAWLKADTIWKIIDDIHVGKKKFAYLIDQDGVIIAHPNRDLLYHSLGKISPESVSTISSTLRFGTIPNTKTPLIPESLGMDQLAYKVLSIRESDTFRYYSPLDYKYHIAGYSRLKKQTWTVVVDLPESEFLASLNRIKTLAYISIGLVTIITVMISILLANTITFPVRRLTETAAKVTSTTPFNPSSIADVTSGNDEIAYLGQVLSEMVLSLQASEENLREKKQFIESIVNLSPDILYIYDIIDKKNVYSNNGIRKILGFSSKEIQEMGNTLIPQLMHPDDFKFYVNHTYPRYFKTADNDSIFHQVRMKHKNGSWHWLDCIEMIYLREPDGSPKQIFGVIHDITAQKQAENEKLKAEQYAANQEKQAIVGQIAGKMAHDFNNILGIIMGNTELSLLYCNDPEITKILELIFDQTIRGKNLTKNLVAFAKDQEPKYEFFNISEKIDLVLKLLKKDLEQIKLIKEYEQGIPDLLADPGMIEHTLINMIQNSIHALSNSGHPEIMIRTYCLADTICIEIEDNGCGIPEEHIKNIYEQSFTLKGKQDKTSSYKKIIKGTGYGMSNVKKYIEQHKGTIRVESEVGLSTKFTISLPIINKELTTEEKKEILISKSYFSKYILLVEDEPGISDVQYKLLSKEPFNNKVDIAPNGQVAIDLFERNTYDFVSLDYILPGEINGLGVYRHIRKKNQNIPILFLSGNIEFLESIKELKQNDAHIDHLSKPCRNIDYINGINKLMAMALV, translated from the coding sequence GTGGGAAAAAAAAATGAACACATCATGCCCGGCAAAAAAAAACAGATCGTCCGTATTTCAATCGGCAGAAAACTGATAATTGCATTTTTACTTCTTTCCATTGTTCCAATGTCTACTGTCGCCTATTATAATCTGACCCAAAGCCGCAATGAGGTTACCCGGCTTGCCAAAAGTGAATTGGAAGACCTGTCTTACCATACCGCCCGATTCATTGATCAATTGCTCGTGGAAAATCAGCGCAATGCAGCAAACCTGGCGGGCAATCCGACAATTGTACAATTTATGTCAGAATCAGGCAAGAACAGCCTGCCCTTAAAAGAAAAAACTTACCAAGTCCTCCAAAATTTTGTTGACAATCATCCGGATTACAATGCACCCGGCCTTTTTGATGCCAACGGGATTGTTCTGGCTTCGCTGACTGATATTCTTGTGGGCAAGAACCGTTCCTTTCGCGATTATTTCCAGATTTCCATAACAGGGCAACCCTACATCTCCGATATTCTTGTCGGACGGTCTACCAGGCAGCCGGGAGTCTTCTTGAGCCACCCCGTCAAATCATCACAAGGAAAAATCCTGGGCATCAATATAGCATGGCTTAAAGCTGATACTATTTGGAAAATCATTGATGATATTCATGTGGGCAAAAAGAAATTTGCTTATTTAATTGATCAAGACGGAGTGATCATTGCCCACCCCAACCGGGATCTTTTATATCACAGTCTTGGAAAAATCAGCCCCGAATCCGTCTCCACCATATCTTCTACCCTTAGATTTGGCACAATACCCAACACAAAAACACCTTTAATTCCTGAAAGCCTGGGCATGGACCAGCTTGCCTACAAAGTATTATCGATACGAGAATCCGATACATTCCGCTACTATTCACCACTTGATTATAAATATCATATAGCGGGATATTCACGTTTGAAAAAGCAAACCTGGACAGTGGTTGTTGACCTTCCGGAAAGCGAGTTTCTGGCTTCGTTAAACCGGATTAAAACATTGGCATATATCAGTATAGGACTGGTCACAATAATCACGGTTATGATCTCCATATTGCTGGCAAATACTATAACTTTTCCTGTTCGTCGACTGACTGAGACTGCGGCAAAGGTAACTTCTACAACACCATTTAATCCTTCGAGTATTGCAGATGTAACATCCGGTAATGATGAAATCGCTTATCTTGGACAGGTATTAAGTGAAATGGTTCTGTCTTTACAGGCAAGTGAAGAAAATCTCAGAGAAAAAAAACAATTTATTGAATCCATTGTTAATCTTTCCCCAGATATTTTATACATCTACGATATTATTGATAAAAAAAATGTTTACAGCAATAATGGTATCCGGAAAATATTGGGCTTTTCATCAAAAGAAATCCAGGAAATGGGCAATACACTGATTCCGCAGTTAATGCATCCGGATGATTTTAAATTTTATGTGAATCATACCTATCCCAGATATTTTAAAACAGCAGATAATGATTCAATTTTTCATCAAGTCAGGATGAAACACAAAAACGGTTCCTGGCATTGGCTTGATTGTATTGAAATGATTTATTTGCGAGAACCGGACGGCTCCCCCAAACAGATATTTGGAGTCATTCATGATATTACGGCTCAAAAACAGGCGGAAAATGAGAAACTTAAAGCTGAGCAGTATGCTGCAAACCAGGAAAAACAAGCCATTGTCGGGCAGATTGCCGGAAAAATGGCCCATGATTTCAACAATATTCTTGGTATCATCATGGGGAATACCGAACTTTCACTTTTATATTGCAATGACCCGGAAATTACAAAAATTCTTGAATTGATATTTGATCAGACCATCCGAGGCAAAAACCTGACCAAAAATCTGGTTGCTTTTGCCAAAGATCAGGAACCCAAATATGAATTTTTTAACATCAGTGAAAAAATTGATCTGGTTCTAAAACTTTTGAAAAAGGATCTTGAGCAGATTAAGTTAATCAAGGAATATGAACAAGGTATTCCCGACTTGCTTGCTGATCCTGGAATGATAGAACACACCCTGATCAATATGATTCAAAATTCCATACATGCCCTCAGCAACTCAGGACACCCGGAAATTATGATTCGGACTTACTGCCTTGCAGATACCATCTGCATTGAAATAGAAGACAATGGTTGCGGCATACCTGAGGAACACATCAAAAACATCTACGAGCAATCATTTACGCTAAAAGGCAAACAGGATAAAACCAGTTCCTATAAAAAAATAATCAAAGGGACCGGATATGGAATGAGCAATGTAAAAAAATATATTGAGCAACACAAAGGAACGATCCGGGTTGAATCTGAAGTGGGTTTGAGTACAAAATTTACGATCAGCCTGCCCATTATCAATAAAGAATTAACAACAGAAGAAAAAAAAGAAATTTTAATCTCAAAATCGTATTTCAGCAAATATATCCTTCTTGTTGAGGATGAACCGGGCATATCTGATGTTCAATATAAATTACTGAGCAAAGAGCCATTCAATAATAAAGTTGACATTGCGCCAAACGGACAGGTTGCCATTGATCTTTTCGAAAGAAATACCTATGATTTTGTAAGTCTGGATTATATCCTTCCCGGAGAAATAAACGGTTTGGGTGTGTATCGACATATCCGCAAAAAAAATCAAAACATTCCCATACTCTTTCTTTCTGGAAACATAGAATTTTTAGAGTCTATAAAAGAATTGAAACAAAACGATGCCCATATCGACCATCTGTCTAAACCCTGCCGGAATATAGATTATATAAACGGAATAAACAAATTAATGGCGATGGCTCTGGTTTGA
- a CDS encoding PEP/pyruvate-binding domain-containing protein, whose product MNIENNKYISEFHARSEVFRKLMAYEIKEILLIASLYDMYNMEESGSLTSKIVNEYNGMNLSHPPSVSGVSSVEEALSLLRQKEFDMVLIVPHLEELDLFSLGKKIKEIKKDLPVIIISPSIREIYALPENVLGECIDNIYIWSGNSDLFIALIKNAEDHLNVDQDTKLGNTRVLILVEDSPDYYSFFLPIIYKEIVTQTQALLKISLNDNLKLLTMRARPKVLLARNYEEAIELYEKYRSFLLCVISDTRFPRNGETDPEAGIALLSKIKNENRNVPLLLISSESENREKSDTIPAVFIDKNSSTLSRDMHEFFQTHLGFGDFVFCLPDKQEIDRAENLLQLGAKLPKIPKESIAYHADRDHFSNWLMARFEIDLALKFRAVKSSDFNCADELRQFILSNINELRKKRQKGIVSKFNRDHFDPNIREFVKIGQGSLGGKGRGLAFVFGLLSKHEELQNNNSSINIKIPRTMVICTDIFDDFVAMNNLQGFSKLGFTDDEVKEGFLNAQLPEWLIKDLEAYLAQVDYPLAVRSSNHLEDASFSPSAGLYKTYKLPNNHASLSVRLDHMIAAIKLVYASVYSEDAKLFSLNGSNQPFTTSMAVIVQEIAGDHYGDYFYPAISGVAQSYNFYPFSRIKPEDGVAHFALGLGKTVVEGGKSLRFSPKYPNIIPEFSSVENILQNTQNSFYALKINNNLNAHQHLNLEKRTVNDANNEFPVQTLASTYVLGENRIRDTWDMPGPKVLTFARILKYNMPPISGLLTELLAFGSKSFGTPVEIEFSVNLYPDQDRKTDFFFLQIRPMAIEENQFKIDITQQEIDHGFCFSSHALGNGINDKMTDIVYVKPRDFKPEATVQIAEEINRLNSQLIQQKRSYLLVGPGRWGSSDRYLGIPVKWRNISGAGAIIELRNESINADPSQGSHFFHNITPLGVHYITVDEIRKESSTISNDYFDWEWIESLSAASETTFLRHIQLEKPLMMKINGRNSQCVMTMKK is encoded by the coding sequence ACGTCAAAAATAGTCAACGAATATAACGGCATGAACCTTTCTCATCCGCCTTCTGTGAGCGGTGTCTCTTCTGTAGAAGAAGCTCTGTCTCTTTTGCGTCAAAAAGAGTTTGACATGGTACTAATTGTGCCTCATCTGGAAGAGCTGGATCTGTTTTCCCTGGGAAAAAAAATAAAAGAAATCAAGAAAGATCTCCCGGTTATCATCATATCTCCAAGCATCAGGGAAATATACGCTTTGCCTGAAAATGTTTTAGGGGAATGCATTGACAATATTTATATCTGGTCCGGGAATTCCGATCTTTTTATTGCTTTGATAAAAAATGCAGAGGACCACCTTAATGTTGACCAGGATACAAAGCTTGGTAACACACGAGTATTGATTCTGGTGGAAGATTCTCCTGACTATTATTCGTTTTTTTTGCCGATTATCTATAAGGAAATTGTAACACAGACCCAGGCCTTATTGAAAATAAGCCTTAATGATAATTTAAAACTGCTTACAATGCGTGCAAGGCCTAAGGTGCTTCTGGCCAGAAATTATGAAGAGGCAATTGAGCTTTATGAAAAATACCGATCCTTTCTTCTCTGTGTGATATCTGATACCCGTTTCCCAAGAAACGGTGAAACAGACCCTGAAGCAGGGATTGCCCTGCTGTCTAAAATCAAAAATGAAAACAGGAATGTACCGCTTCTTCTGATAAGTTCGGAGTCGGAAAACCGTGAAAAATCCGATACAATTCCAGCAGTATTTATAGATAAAAACTCTTCAACACTTTCCCGGGATATGCATGAATTTTTTCAGACCCATCTTGGTTTTGGTGATTTTGTTTTTTGTTTGCCTGATAAACAAGAGATTGATCGTGCAGAAAATCTTCTGCAGCTTGGTGCAAAGCTGCCAAAAATTCCCAAAGAGTCCATTGCATACCACGCAGACCGGGATCATTTCTCCAACTGGCTCATGGCCAGGTTTGAAATTGATCTTGCCTTAAAATTCAGGGCAGTTAAAAGTTCCGACTTTAATTGTGCTGATGAACTGCGGCAGTTTATTCTTTCCAATATCAACGAATTGAGAAAAAAACGGCAAAAAGGTATTGTCTCAAAATTTAATAGAGATCATTTTGATCCGAATATCAGGGAATTTGTTAAAATCGGTCAAGGGTCTCTGGGAGGAAAGGGCCGTGGTCTGGCCTTTGTATTCGGTCTTCTCAGCAAGCATGAAGAGCTTCAAAATAACAACTCAAGCATAAATATTAAAATTCCCAGAACAATGGTGATATGCACGGATATTTTTGATGATTTTGTGGCTATGAATAACCTGCAAGGTTTTTCAAAATTGGGTTTTACAGATGATGAAGTTAAAGAGGGTTTTTTAAATGCACAATTGCCGGAGTGGCTGATAAAAGATCTGGAAGCCTATCTTGCCCAGGTGGACTATCCTTTGGCTGTCAGGTCTTCCAATCATTTGGAAGACGCTTCTTTTTCGCCTTCAGCCGGTCTGTATAAAACCTATAAGCTTCCCAACAACCATGCCAGCCTGTCAGTCAGGCTTGATCACATGATCGCAGCCATTAAGCTGGTCTATGCATCTGTCTATTCTGAAGATGCAAAGCTTTTTTCTTTAAACGGTTCTAATCAGCCGTTTACAACTTCCATGGCGGTTATTGTTCAGGAGATTGCGGGCGATCATTACGGAGACTATTTTTATCCTGCCATTTCAGGCGTTGCCCAGTCTTATAATTTTTATCCTTTTTCCCGCATAAAACCGGAAGACGGGGTTGCTCATTTTGCATTAGGACTTGGCAAAACCGTTGTAGAGGGTGGGAAAAGCTTACGGTTCTCACCCAAATATCCTAACATAATACCCGAATTTTCAAGTGTTGAAAATATTTTACAGAATACACAAAACTCTTTTTATGCGCTGAAAATAAATAATAATTTGAATGCTCATCAGCATCTGAATCTGGAAAAAAGAACCGTGAATGATGCAAATAACGAATTTCCAGTGCAGACACTTGCCAGCACCTATGTTCTTGGCGAGAATCGTATTCGCGATACTTGGGACATGCCAGGCCCCAAGGTGCTGACATTTGCCAGGATTCTTAAATATAATATGCCGCCGATTTCCGGGTTGTTGACAGAGTTGCTGGCATTTGGGAGTAAAAGTTTCGGAACTCCTGTAGAGATTGAATTCTCGGTGAATTTATATCCTGATCAGGATCGTAAAACCGATTTCTTTTTTCTGCAAATACGGCCCATGGCCATTGAAGAAAATCAGTTTAAAATAGATATTACCCAACAGGAAATCGATCATGGGTTCTGCTTTTCATCCCATGCTCTTGGAAATGGCATCAATGATAAGATGACAGATATCGTTTATGTAAAACCCCGTGATTTCAAACCGGAAGCCACCGTACAAATAGCTGAAGAGATCAACAGATTAAATTCTCAATTGATTCAGCAAAAACGTTCTTATCTTCTGGTGGGTCCGGGCAGATGGGGATCTTCGGACAGGTATCTGGGAATACCTGTGAAGTGGCGCAACATTTCCGGTGCAGGTGCCATTATTGAGCTTAGAAATGAAAGTATTAATGCTGATCCTTCCCAGGGGTCTCATTTTTTTCACAATATTACACCTTTGGGTGTGCATTATATCACGGTCGATGAGATTCGTAAGGAATCTTCAACCATATCAAACGATTATTTTGACTGGGAATGGATAGAATCTCTTTCTGCAGCGTCAGAAACGACATTTTTGCGGCATATTCAATTAGAAAAGCCGCTGATGATGAAAATTAACGGAAGAAATTCTCAATGCGTCATGACCATGAAAAAATAA
- a CDS encoding GAF and ANTAR domain-containing protein, with protein MENDSEVEAMCVMANQVQDIIKISEAMTYEKYIDDVLNLIVTVTATITQITTCSLWLIDKRENPLTIRLKTSRGIDTDLFYHKSLALNQGVVGMVATYKKPLIIADVLKDRQFKEKDMARRSGIVSMLGVPIVYKNDKLLGVLNCFTTKPHEFSKTEVNLMSNLADQAAISIFNTELMVRAELAKEELNTHDLLMRANNVLMQQRKIAADEASDWIQQCSDASCMSLRHVAEAILLTCPLPHNTSYFS; from the coding sequence TTGGAAAATGACAGTGAGGTAGAGGCAATGTGTGTAATGGCAAACCAGGTTCAAGACATTATTAAAATTTCCGAAGCAATGACTTATGAAAAATATATTGATGACGTTCTCAATTTGATTGTAACAGTCACCGCAACTATTACCCAAATAACAACGTGTTCTTTATGGTTGATTGACAAGCGTGAAAACCCGTTGACAATTCGTCTGAAAACATCCAGGGGTATTGATACAGATCTTTTTTACCATAAGTCTCTGGCATTGAACCAGGGGGTGGTGGGCATGGTGGCAACTTACAAAAAACCTTTGATCATTGCCGATGTACTAAAGGACAGGCAATTCAAAGAAAAAGATATGGCCCGCAGATCAGGTATTGTTTCCATGTTAGGCGTTCCGATTGTATACAAAAATGATAAATTGTTAGGCGTACTGAACTGTTTTACAACCAAACCCCATGAGTTTTCTAAAACAGAGGTAAACCTGATGAGTAATTTGGCTGATCAGGCAGCCATTTCAATTTTTAACACAGAACTTATGGTGAGAGCAGAGCTTGCAAAGGAAGAACTGAATACCCACGACCTGTTAATGCGTGCAAATAACGTGCTTATGCAACAACGTAAAATTGCTGCAGATGAAGCCTCTGACTGGATTCAACAATGCAGCGATGCATCATGCATGTCCCTTCGACATGTTGCAGAAGCAATCCTTTTAACATGCCCCTTGCCACATAATACGTCTTATTTTTCCTGA
- a CDS encoding helix-turn-helix transcriptional regulator, whose protein sequence is MKKTDEQFLDEQLLDQVSALRIRNAELEALQIRHNQMEKKLTQQTHDLKERIKEINCLYNISKIVEKADISLNEIYQAVIEVIPCSWQYPEITCAQLIINGKQFVTENYMEVPWKQSADIILYGETVGVLSVCYREQKPELYEGPFLKEERSLINAIAERLGRTSEQKQAEKALYESEKKLKKQNQLLKDKNIALREVMNQMISEKKNLEERVLDNIDELLLPLLKKLQNKGSDIEDEYFKVFEDNLKQLTSSFGSSISRKIPRLTPRENEICNMIRSGLSSKEVAKLLNISYRSVETYRNYIRKKLGITNQKINLSTYLATL, encoded by the coding sequence ATGAAAAAAACCGACGAACAATTTTTAGATGAACAACTTTTAGATCAAGTTTCTGCATTACGCATTAGAAATGCAGAACTTGAAGCGTTACAGATCCGGCACAATCAGATGGAAAAAAAGCTTACACAGCAGACCCATGATCTCAAAGAACGGATAAAAGAGATAAATTGTCTTTACAACATATCAAAGATTGTTGAAAAAGCAGATATCTCATTGAATGAAATATACCAGGCTGTTATCGAGGTGATACCTTGTTCATGGCAATATCCGGAAATAACCTGCGCACAGTTAATCATAAACGGAAAACAATTCGTTACTGAAAATTATATGGAAGTTCCATGGAAACAATCCGCAGATATTATCCTGTATGGTGAGACTGTCGGTGTTTTGAGCGTATGCTACCGGGAGCAAAAGCCTGAACTCTATGAGGGACCGTTCCTTAAGGAAGAAAGATCACTGATCAATGCTATTGCAGAAAGATTAGGACGCACCAGTGAGCAAAAACAGGCAGAAAAGGCACTTTATGAAAGTGAAAAAAAGCTGAAGAAACAGAACCAATTATTAAAAGATAAAAATATTGCTCTTCGTGAGGTCATGAATCAGATGATTTCTGAAAAAAAGAACCTGGAAGAAAGAGTTTTGGATAATATTGATGAATTATTGTTGCCATTATTAAAAAAATTACAAAACAAAGGTTCTGATATTGAAGACGAATATTTTAAGGTGTTTGAAGACAATTTAAAACAACTGACATCTTCTTTTGGCAGCAGTATTTCAAGAAAAATACCCAGGCTAACACCACGGGAAAATGAAATTTGCAATATGATCAGAAGCGGACTCAGCTCCAAGGAAGTCGCTAAACTGCTGAATATTTCCTATAGAAGTGTAGAAACCTATAGAAATTATATTCGCAAAAAACTTGGGATAACTAATCAGAAAATCAATCTTTCAACCTATCTTGCAACACTTTGA
- the prxU gene encoding thioredoxin-dependent peroxiredoxin (Most members of this family contain a selenocysteine.) — protein MAEEVKAGCARPSGGPVEEITLEESNETQTPKKGTKLMMQLGKKAPDFTAPGYQNGNFININLSDYLGKWVLLCFYPGDFTFVUATEISAVAEKYAEYQKLGVEVLSISVDSMFVHKMWNDNELSKMVDGGVPFPMLSDAGGRVGQVYGVYDQDAGVEMRGRFIIDPDGVVQGYEVLTPPVGRNINETLRQVQAFQLVRESKGTQATPSGWKPGKITLKPGPDLVGNVWKEWKTTMAFD, from the coding sequence ATGGCAGAAGAGGTAAAGGCCGGATGTGCAAGACCATCAGGCGGACCTGTAGAAGAAATCACCCTTGAAGAATCAAATGAAACCCAAACCCCAAAGAAAGGAACCAAACTTATGATGCAACTTGGTAAAAAAGCGCCGGATTTTACTGCACCCGGTTATCAGAATGGAAATTTCATCAATATAAACCTGTCGGATTATTTAGGAAAATGGGTTCTGCTTTGCTTTTATCCGGGTGATTTTACATTTGTCTGAGCAACTGAAATTTCAGCAGTTGCTGAAAAATATGCAGAATATCAGAAACTGGGAGTGGAAGTATTGTCCATAAGCGTTGACAGTATGTTCGTACACAAAATGTGGAATGATAACGAGCTGTCCAAAATGGTAGACGGAGGAGTCCCGTTTCCCATGCTGTCTGATGCCGGCGGGAGAGTAGGACAGGTCTATGGTGTTTATGATCAAGACGCTGGTGTGGAAATGAGAGGAAGATTTATTATTGATCCCGACGGTGTTGTCCAGGGATATGAAGTATTAACGCCCCCTGTTGGAAGAAATATAAATGAAACATTGCGGCAGGTTCAAGCGTTCCAGCTTGTACGGGAATCCAAAGGCACGCAGGCAACACCTTCCGGATGGAAACCGGGTAAAATAACCCTCAAACCCGGACCTGATCTGGTCGGCAATGTGTGGAAGGAATGGAAAACAACCATGGCCTTTGATTAG
- the gdhA gene encoding NADP-specific glutamate dehydrogenase produces the protein MSDILKKINQKDPEQKEFHQAVKEVVETIKPVLDRNPEYGQDRILERITEPERTIIFRVPWVDDAGQVHVNRGFRVEMNSALGPYKGGLRFHPSVNLSILKFLGFEQVFKNALTTLPIGGGKGGSDFDPKGKSDNEVMRFCQSFMSELYRHIGPNTDIPAGDIGVGAREIGYMFGMYKKLSNEFTGVLTGKGLNWGGSLIRPEATGYGCVYFASEMLATQNDSLEGKTCLVSGSGNVAQYSIEKILHLGGKAVTLSDSSGYIYDEAGIDADKLAFVMDLKNFKRGRIKEYTEKYPEAVYTAVDESLGYNPLWNHRADCAFPSATQNEINEKDAANLIENGVKLVAEGANMPSTAEAVDLFIDHKLLFAPGKASNAGGVAVSGLEMSQNSMRLNWPSEEVDSRLKGIMKSIHKSCVDASDKYGIPGNYVAGANIAGFVKVVSAMQDQGIV, from the coding sequence TTGTCGGACATACTAAAAAAAATAAACCAAAAGGACCCTGAACAAAAAGAATTTCATCAGGCTGTAAAAGAGGTTGTTGAAACCATAAAACCTGTTTTAGACCGGAATCCAGAATATGGTCAGGACCGCATTCTGGAAAGAATTACAGAACCTGAACGTACCATAATCTTTCGGGTGCCATGGGTGGATGATGCAGGACAAGTGCATGTAAACCGTGGATTCAGGGTTGAGATGAACAGTGCCTTGGGGCCTTACAAGGGTGGGCTGCGCTTTCATCCGTCAGTTAATTTGAGCATATTAAAATTCCTGGGCTTTGAGCAGGTGTTTAAAAACGCTTTGACAACTCTGCCAATCGGAGGCGGCAAAGGCGGTTCCGACTTTGATCCCAAAGGAAAATCAGATAATGAAGTTATGCGATTCTGCCAGAGCTTTATGTCGGAGCTTTACCGTCATATCGGCCCGAATACCGATATACCTGCCGGGGATATTGGTGTTGGTGCAAGAGAAATCGGATATATGTTTGGCATGTACAAGAAGTTGAGCAATGAATTTACCGGTGTATTAACAGGTAAAGGACTTAACTGGGGAGGAAGCCTGATCCGTCCTGAAGCAACAGGTTACGGTTGCGTCTATTTTGCGTCTGAAATGCTGGCGACACAAAATGACAGCCTGGAAGGAAAAACCTGCCTTGTTTCCGGTTCTGGAAATGTGGCGCAGTATTCGATTGAAAAAATTCTGCACCTGGGAGGTAAAGCTGTCACACTTTCGGATTCTTCCGGTTATATCTATGATGAAGCCGGCATTGATGCGGATAAGCTGGCATTTGTCATGGATCTGAAGAATTTTAAACGCGGAAGAATCAAGGAATATACTGAAAAATATCCTGAAGCTGTTTACACAGCTGTTGATGAATCCCTGGGATATAACCCTTTATGGAATCATCGCGCGGATTGTGCATTTCCCAGTGCAACACAAAATGAAATAAATGAAAAAGATGCTGCCAATCTCATCGAAAACGGCGTCAAGCTGGTTGCAGAAGGTGCCAATATGCCGTCGACAGCGGAAGCCGTAGACCTTTTCATTGATCACAAGCTTTTATTTGCACCGGGAAAAGCTTCCAATGCAGGCGGAGTAGCAGTATCTGGTTTGGAAATGTCTCAAAACAGCATGCGCTTAAACTGGCCCAGCGAAGAAGTGGATAGCCGCCTGAAAGGGATAATGAAAAGTATTCATAAATCATGTGTTGACGCTTCTGATAAATATGGAATACCCGGCAATTATGTGGCCGGAGCCAATATCGCCGGATTTGTGAAAGTTGTGAGTGCAATGCAGGATCAAGGAATAGTATAA